The Candidatus Nitrospira nitrosa genomic sequence ATGTTCTCAGCCGCACAGACATGCTAAGATGCCGCCCGCACACTGGGACTCAACACCTATGGCTGCATCTCAACTCGAAAAAACCTACGACCCGAAAGCTGTCGAAACACGATGGTCGCACGAATGGCTCACACGCGGCTATTTCCACGCCTCGCCTCAGCACTCAGGTCAGCCCTATTGCATTGTCATCCCCCCGCCGAATGTCACGGGATCGCTTCACGTCGGCCACGCCCTGAATCATTCTCTCCAAGATATCTTGATCCGCTGGCGCCGGATGCAGGGACGGAACACGCTCTGGCTTCCGGGAACGGACCATGCCGGGATCGCCACACAGAATGTCGTCGAAAAGCAGCTGATGGCCGAAGGTCTTTCCAGAGAGACGCTCGGACGGAATCAGTTCATCGAGCGCGTCTGGCAATGGAAGGGGACGTCGGGCAACACTATCGTCAACCAGCAGAAGCAGCTCGGTGAATCCTGCGACTGGGACCGGCTCCGGTTTACGATGGACGAAGGATTATCGAAGGCCGTACTCGAGGTGTTCGTCCGGCTCCACGAGGATGGGCTGATCTATCGCGGCGAACGGTTGATCAATTGGTGCCCCCGCTGCCTCACCGCACTGTCGGATATTGAGGTCGAACACGAGGACACGAAGGGGAAGCTGTATTCCATCGATTACCCGCTCGCGGAGAATCCAACCATTCATCTCACCGTCGCCACAACCAGACCCGAAACGCTGCTCGGCGATACTGCGGTCGCGGTCCACCCGGACGATGAACGGTTTATGCATCTCATCGGCAAACAGGTCCGCCTCCCTCTGACGAATCGAACCATCCCCATCGTCGGAGATGCACTCCTCGTTGATCGTGAATTCGGAACCGGCGCCGTCAAAATCACTCCCGCGCACGACTTCAACGACTACGAAGCAGGAGAACGACATGCGCTCCCGCGACTCGCGATCCTCGACCATCACGCCCTGCTCGAGGCGGACGGTCTGCGCGCAGCCGGCGTGGATCCCATCGTCATCGACCAGTTGCAGGGCCTGCCCGTCTCAAAAGCCAGGCCCAAAGTTGAGGCGCTGCTGAAAGAGCGTGGACACCTGGTCAAGGTCGATGACCATAAGATGGCCATGGGAAAGTGCTACCGATGTAAAACCGTGGTCGAGCCCTATCTGTCACCACAGTGGTTCGTCAAGATCAAGCCGTTGGCCGAACCGGCCATCGCAGCGGTCGAAGAGGGGCGTATCCGTATCATTCCGGAGGGTTGGACCAATAATTACCTCGGCTGGATGCGTGACATTAAAGACTGGTGCATCTCCCGCCAAATCTGGTGGGGCCACCAAATTCCAGCCTGGTACTGCTTGTCGTGCAACGTCAAGCAGGTAGTCAGAACTGAGAGCCGAACAGCGATCTTGTCGGGAGCCTCGCCAATCGTCTCCAGGACCGCACCGGCGACGTGTCCGTCGTGCGGCGGGACCGATCTCTATCGAGACCCCGATGTTCTCGATACCTGGTTTTCGTCCGCACTCTGGCCGTTTTCAACCTTGGGATGGCCCGATCACACACCTGAACTCAAGACCTATTACCCCACCTCGACGCTGGTCACCGGTCTCGACATCTTGTTCTTCTGGGTCGCGCGCATGATCATGATGGGGCTCAAGTTCATGGGTGACGTCCCTTTCAAAGACGTTTACATCCATGCACTCGTCCGCGACGCCGAGGGCAAGAAAATGAGCAAGTCGAAGGGTAACGTGATTGATCCCCTTCACGTCATGAATGAGTTTGGGACCGATGCGCTCCGATTTACACTCGCCTCAATGGCGTCGCCAGGACGGGACGTGAAATTGGCGGAAGAGCGGATTGAGGGGTATCGCAATTTCGCGAATAAAATTTGGAACGTCGCGCGATTTGCATTGATGTACCTCGACGGCCCACGCGTCACCCTTCCTCCGGCGCAACGAACGTTCCCCGACCGATGGATTCTGAGCCGACTTGCCCATACGATCCGAGTCGTCACGACGGAGTTGGAGTCCTACCGATTTGACCGGGCTGCAACGGCACTCTATCAATTCTTCTGGCACGAGTACTGCGACTGGTATGTGGAATTGATCAAGCCGGTCCTCCAAAGTCCCGAACACCCGGATGGAGCCAGCACGCGCCATACGCTCGTGGAGACGCTGGAAACCACCATGCGACTACTCCACCCCTTCATGCCGTTCCTCACAGAAGAGATTTGGCAAACGCTCCCCCATCAGGGCGAGAGTATTGTCGTGCAGACCTATCCGGTTGTCGACCAGGCATGGGTCTCGTCTGAGACTGAACAGGACTTTTCCTTATTGGAACACACGGTGGGACTTGCCAGGACCGCCCGAGTTCTCCTGAATTATCCGCCGGGACAGCAGATCACGTTTCATGTCGGGCACGATGACCCGGCCAGGCAACACCAGCTTAGCCAGTTACAGCCGTATATCACCCATCTGAGTCGTGGTCGCGTCGACATCGGTCGGCCGCATGATTGGCCGACGACCAGATTGCTACGACTCATCGCAGAGGGCCTCTCGGTAGGCATCCCCGTCGCGGAAGACGTCGATCTCCAGAAAGCCATCGAACGTTTGGATAAACAAATCGCGGAAACGGACAAGGAATTGCAACGAATCGACGGAAAGCTGAAAAACGCGGAGTTCACCTCGAAAGCACCGCCCGACGTAATTGCCGAGCATCAGGATCGGCGACAGACCCTCTCACGTGATCGAGCCTTACTGGCCGACAGCCAACAGCAGCTCCGCACGATGCTCGGAGCCTGACCGATGGTCACACTTCCTGCCGCAGAAATCCGACGGGCCGTGCGCCAGGGACTCGATGAAGATCTTGCCCAGGGAGACGCCACCACCGCTGCGCTCTTTGCGACTCCGGTACCGGCGCGAGCCACGATCATCGCTCAACGGCCTTTGGTCGTTGCCGGAATGGCCGCCGCGGTCCAGACCTTTCTCATGGTTGATCCTGCCCTACGACTCTCTGTCTCCAAGGGGGACGGTGAGCACGCGAAGAACGGAGAGCTGCTGCTTCAGATCGAAGGAGACGGACGGTCCATCTTACAAGCCGAACGGGTTGCTCTGAACTTTCTTCAACATCTCTCGGGGATCGCCACCGTGACGCAGCAATTCTGTCGAGCCGTGCGCGATTACTCAGTCAGTATCCTGGACACTAGAAAAACACTTCCCGGCTGGCGCAAGCTTCAGAAATGGGCCGTGGCGCTCGGTGGTGGAACCAATCACCGGTACTCCCTGAGCGACGGCATTCTGATCAAGGATAACCATCTCGCCCTTCTTCGACGGCATCGACGGCCGGTGGAAGAGGCCTGTCGACTCGCGGAGCGCCGTCGATCGCCTACACTCCCGATCATTGTCGAGGTGGAGTCCCTCTCCGAGGTTCGGCAAGCGTTGGCGAGAAAACCCGACGTGATTTTACTGGACAACATGACGCCGGACATGGTCCGACGCGCCGTCGCGCTCATTAACAATCGGGCCCTGGTGGAAGTATCGGGAGGGATCACGCTGAACAATGTCCGTGCCATGGCGGCGGCCGGCGCTGATCGAATTTCCATCGGAGCCTTGACCCATTCTGCTCCGGCTGCCACGGTCAGTCTCGTCATGACATCGACTGTACGTGCACGACGCCGGCATCGCTGACCCATGGCGTCCTCTGCTCCGCTCGACATCGAAGCGATTCGCAGTACCCTGGCTACCACGGCGCTGGGACAGACCCTATATCTGTATCAGGATCTCCCTTCAACCAATCGAGAAGCCAGCTCGCTTGCGCAACAGGGCGCCGCGCACGGCACAGTGGTGGCGGCCGAACAGCAATCAGGCGGCTACGGACGACATGGGCGCACCTGGTTTTCCCCGCCCGGATATAACATCTATTGCTCCATCGTCGTTCGCAGGAACAGCCAGAGCCTCCCCCTTGCACAATGGTTATCCTGGATACCGCTGGTCACAGCACTGGCGGTCGCCGAGGCGACTCGACACAGTACTACTGCGCCCCTCGCTCTGAAATGGCCCAATGACCTGCTTCTTCAGGACCGTAAAGTCGGTGGGATTCTCTGCGAAAGCACCATGACGACGACCAACGGCCCGATCGTGATCATTGGAATCGGGCTGAACGTGAACGTCCCGCTCGAATCATTCCCGGAAGATTTGCGTCCCATTGCCGCCTCATTGATCGAAACCGTGCCGCAACCGATCGATCGGAATCGGCTCCTCGCCCAACTTCTGTGGGAGCTTGAACAGTGTCTGGACGAGCTGCAGTCTCATGGGCCGACCAGCCTGCGGCAGGCCTACCTCGCTCGCTGTGCCACATTAGGCCGTCAGGTGAAGGTCCAGTTCGCCAACGATCAGCGGATCCTGGGCACGGCGGAAACGCTCTCGGCCGACGGCGCCTTACAGGTACGTCCTCTCTCTGCTTCCCCCCGCACGCAACCGCCCGCGCTCATCGATGTCCGCGCCGCCGATGTGATTCATCTGAGAGAGTAGCGAAAGCAGGCCGCCCGAAGTACAATGAATCCCATGCTGCTGGCGATCGATATCGGCAATACCAACATCGTCGTGGGAATCTTTGAGGGGCCGACGCTCCTGAACCACTGGCGGTTAGCCACCGACCCCAAGACGACGGCCGACGAATATGGTGTCCTCTGCCTCAGCCTGATGGCTAGGAACGGCCGAATCCCTGAGCATATCTCCGGTGCGATCATTTCGAGTGTCGTGCCGGCTCTTACGGAAACATTTGAATCGATGGTGGAAACATCCTTTGGCTGCACGCCTCTCACCGTCTCATCCGATCTTGAGACCGGGCTCACCATGAAGTACCTCAACCCGAAGGAGATCGGCAGCGATCGGATTGTGAATGCGGCTGCTGCCTATGAGAAGTTTCGTCGAGATCTCATCATCGTTGATTTCGGCACCGCGACGACCTTCTGTGCCGTCAGCGGCACCGGCGAATATCTGGGGGGCGTGATCGCACCGGGTTTGGGAATTTCTGCTGAAGCGCTGTTTAGCCGGGCAGCCAAGCTGAGTAAGGTGGAGCTTGCCCGTCCCAAAACCGTCATCGGCACCGATACCGCCAGCAGCATTCAGTCGGGGCTCATCTTTGGGTATGCCGGTCTGGTGGACACCCTTGTTCACCGCATTGAAACCGAAATGGGACATTCCTCGTTTGTGATCGCAACGGGTGGATTGGCCCAGGTAATCGCATCAGAGGCGCGATCCATTCAGCATATCGAGCCGTTCTTGACACTCCAAGGACTCGAACTGCTGTATCGCCGGGCCCATGGGACTTATCCAACTCACTGGGTGTAAAGATTCCCTCACCCGTCTCATTTTATTTTCCAATGACCCGTTGACTTCCTTCCGCTTATGGATATCTCCAACGCTGTACAGGTATCCATATGACTGAAGATCACACACACGAAAAACCAAACGCTAATACAATCGAGAACTTAGAAGAGGTCTCACCTGAGACATCGACCGCCTCATCCTCGACGCAAGACGACCTCGCCGTTAAGGTTGAAGAATGCGCTGCGCTCAATGAGAAGTATCTCCGGTTGGCAGCAGAATTTGAGAATTATAAGCGGCTGACACAGCGTGATCAGCGCGAACAAATTCGATTCGGCAACGAACAACTGCTGAAAGAGCTCCTGCCGGTTGTCGATAACATGGAACGGGCAATCAAGGCGGCTCAGACAAATGGAAGCGATTCGGCACTCATCCAGGGTGTGGAATTGACACTCAAGCAACTGTCCGGCGTCTTGTCCAAATTCGGTGTGCAGGCCATCGAGTCGACTGGACAGGAGTTCGATCCCCACACACATCAAGCCGTCTCGTACGGACCATCCACCGAGATGCCGGCCAATCGTGTCTTAGAGGAGTTTCAGAAAGGGTACCGATTGCATGACCGAGTGTTGCGAGCCGCCATGGTCAGCGTGTCGTCCGGCCCACCCCAAGCAAGCGAATAGGATGCGACAGCGTACTGATTCCCTGTCGTCGTTGTCGAGAAGGAAGGAGTCTACCAATGGGTAAAGTTATCGGTATCGATCTCGGAACCACCAACTCTTGTGTGGCAATTATGAGCGGCGGCGACCCTGTCGTGATCGCCAACGCCGAAGGAAGTCGAACCACTCCTTCCGTCGTGGCCATCACCGACAAGAGTGAGCGTCTGGTCGGCCAGATCGCCAAACGTCAAGCCATTACTAATCCGGAGAACACCATTTTCTCAGTCAAACGACTGATGGGGCGCAAGTTTAAGAGCCGCGAAGTCCAAGAAGCCATGAAGCGGCTCCCGTACAAGGTAGTCGAAGCCGACAACGGCGATGCTCATGTGGAGTTGCGCGGCAAGAGCTATAGCCCGCCGGAAGTATCCGCCATGATTCTGCAGAAGATGCGGCAGACGGCGGAAGACTATCTCGGTGAAAAGGTCACCGAGGCCGTCGTGACCGTTCCTGCTTATTTCGATGACAGTCAGCGCCAGGCAACCAAAGATGCGGGTCAGATCGCCGGGTTGAACGTGCTCCGCATTATCAATGAGCCGACAGCGGCTTCGCTGGCCTACGGCTTGGACAAGAAGAAGGATGAACGGATCGCCGTATACGACTTGGGCGGAGGCACCTTCGACGTGTCCGTCCTGGAAATCGGCGAAGGCGTCTTCGAAGTGAAGTCTACCAACGGAGATACCTATCTCGGTGGAGACGACTTCGATCTCCGCGTGATGGACTGGCTGGTCGACGAATTCAAGAAAGACCAAGGGATCGATTTACGGAAAGACCGGATGGCCCTCCAGCGCCTGAAGGAATCGGCTGAACGGGCCAAAATCGAACTCTCATCGTCTCAAGAAACCGAAATCAATCTCCCATTCATTACCGCGGATGCCAGCGGCCCCAAGCATATGGTCACCAAGCTGACCAGGGCCAAGCTGGAACAGCTGGTCGACGATCTCATTCAACGGACGATCGAACCTTGCCGCAAAGCCCTGTCCGATGCCGGCGTCACGGCCAAAGACATCCAAGAAATCGTCTTGGTCGGTGGTATGACCCGTATGCCGAAAGTGATTCAGGTTGTGAAAGATTTCTTCGGAAAAGAGCCGCACCGCGGCGTCAATCCGGATGAAGTCGTCGCCATCGGAGCCGGTGTTCAAGGCGGTGTCCTCAAGGGCGAGGTCAAGGACGTGTTGCTCTTGGACGTCACGCCCTTGTCATTGGGTATTGAAACGCTCGGCGGCGTATTTACCAAACTGATCGAACGCAACACGACCGTTCCGACCAAGAAGAGCCAAGTCTTCTCAACCGCAGCCGACAACCAAACAGCAGTGACCATTCGCGTCTTCCAGGGTGAACGGGAAATGGCAAATGACAACAAGCTGCTGGGACAATTCGATTTGGTGGGGATTCCACCATCCCCTCGCGGCATGCCACAAATCGAAGTCACCTTTGATATTGATGCAAACGGCATTGTCCATGTGTCCGCCAAGGATTTGGCCACTCAAAAAGAGCAGTCTATCAAGATCACGGCTTCAAGCGGCCTGAGCAAAGATGAGGTCGAGAAGCTGGTTCGGGATGCCCAGTCGCATACCGAAGACGACAAGAAGCGGCGCAAATTGGCGGAAGCCAAAAACCAGGGTGACAATCTGGTCTATCAAACCGAGAAAAATATCACCGAGTACGGTGACAAGATCTCCGCCGATGACAAAACGAAGATCCAGGACGCGGTTGCGGCCCTCAAGAAAGCGTTAGAGGGCACCGATGCCGAGGCCATCGAATCTGCGACACAATCGCTCATGACGGCGTCACACAAATTAGCCGAAGAAATGTACAAGAAAACTGCGGCCTCAGCCGGTCCACAACCGGGGGCCTCGGCAACTGACGGTGCTAGTGACGCAAAACCGGATGAAAAAGTCGTCGACGCAGAATTTGAAGAAGTGGACAAAGACAAAAAATAGCCTAGAATAACGCATCAAGGCGCCCGAGCTCTCGACGTACTCGAGAACTCGGGCGCGTCACCGTTCACGCATAATGGCTGCCGTGTCCAAACGCGATTACTACGAAACCCTCGGTGTCGATCGGAATGTCTCGGACGACGAGCTGAAGAAAGCTTATCGCAAATTAGCCCGCCAGCATCACCCCGACCTGCATACCGGCGAACAGCAGAAAAAATCTGCTGAAGAAAAGTTCAAGGAAATCAACGAAGCCTATGAAACCCTGAGCGATCAGGAGAAGCGGAAGCGCTACGATATGTTCGGCCATGCCGGAGCCCAACAGGGTGGCCCTGGCTTTGACGGATTTGATTTCGGACGGGGCGGATTCGGTGACGTCTTCAACGATATTTTCGAAGATTTCTTCGGCCAGGCCAGAGCCGGTGGAGGCGGTCGAGCCGAACGTGGCAACGATCTCCAATACAACCTGGAAGTCACGTTTGAGGAATCAGTTTACGGAAAAGAAGCCAAGCTTAAGATTCCACGGTGGGAACTCTGTACCGACTGTAAAGGGACGGGAGCAAAGTCCGCGGCAGCCATTAAGCCCTGTGCCAGCTGTAAAGGCGCGGGGCAGATTCGCTTTCAACAGGGGTTTTTCAGCGTCAGCCGCCCCTGCGGACAATGTGAAGGAACCGGACACCTCGTCACGGAACCCTGTGCGACTTGCCAGGGACGTCAACGGGTGTATAAGGAGCGTGCCATTGCTGTCCACATTCCAGCTGGAATCGAAACCGGTATGCGGCTACGGCTCTCCAATGAAGGCGAGCATGGTCCCAATGGCGGCCCCCCTGGTGATCTCTACGTCGCCATTACCGTCAAACCTCATCAGATCTTTCAGCGAAAGGGGCTCGACATCGCCTGCGACGTCCCAATCAACCTGGTCACGGCTGTACTCGGAGGGAAAGTGGAAGTGCCGACCCTCAAGGGGGACACCGTCATCAAAGTTCCGCCAGGCACTCAACATGATAAGGTCCTCCGCATAAAGGGGTTGGGGATTCCCAGTCTCAAGGGAGGGACGACCGGCGACCAGACCTATACGATGAAGATCCAAATTCCCACCAAACTGACGGCGAGACAAAAAGAGCTGCTGATGGAGTACGCCAAAGAAAGCGGCATGTCCATGGAAGCCAATGGCGACGGCTTCTTCGATAAGATGAAGACGTTTTTCGAGTAGCCGGACGGTCCTTCCTGAATCTCTAGTGTCCCCATGTCTGTATTTTTCGTTTCTGCTGAGTGTGTCACACCTCCCACCATTTCACTAGCTGGCGAACTCCTGACGCACCTCAAGGATAGCCTCCGTGTCGCCGTCGGCGACACTCTCTGGCTCAGTGATGGCCAAGGCACCAGATACCGCATAGAAATCGATGCCGTCTCCAAACAGACGATCATCGGACAGATCCTTGAAACCATTCAAGAGCCTCTTTACGTGGCGCCTCGCCTGATCCTTGGCCAGTCACTACTCAAGGGTGAGAAAATGGACTGGGTCATTCAAAAGGCCACCGAACTCGGCGTACACGAGATTATCCCGATTGAAAGTCGGCATAGTGTCGTACAACTCAAAGCTGATCGCCTCGATCATCAACTCACTCGATGGCAACGGATCGCGGTGGAAGCCGCCCAACAATCAGAACAGTGGCGCATACCAACGATCGCCAGGCCACAATCGTTCACGACGGCGCTTTCACACGATCGGACACCTTCCATGATCCTCATGCTTACTGAGCGCCACGACGGGAAAAGTTTGCAGACCATCACACTTCCTCAAGACACGAGCGGCTCCCTACTCGTCTTGATCGGGCCTGAGGGAGGGTGGAGCAAGGAAGAAAGAGAGATCGCCGAGCGGCAAGAAGTCGAACCCATGACCCTTGGTCGACAGATTCTCCGCGCGGAAACCGCCGCCATCGCAACCATCAGCATTCTCCAATCGCGCCTCGGCAGACTGGGATAGATGATCCCTCTGGCATACGTGAAGCGCCATTCATTCCACGCCACCATAGAGACGAGACCTGGACGCGAAGCGGTTGCCCCAAGAAACCGGATGAATCAGTCGTTCTTTGGCTGATGCTGGCATTACAGTCCACCCATTGCATTCCAGTCCTCCTGACCCGTATTCTCGTTTGATGGATGTCTCATCGTTGTCGATGGAACAATTGAAGGAACTGGTCCAAGGCCTCGTAGACGATCGCGTTCGTGAGTTGATCGGAGATCCTGATCTTGGCCTTCGACTCGGCGATTCACTCCGGGCCCGACTCAAGGAGTCACTCGCGAACAGCTCGCGCCTCTCCGGCGAAGACGTGGCGGAGCGACTCGGCCTTCGGTGGTAGAACACGATGCCCTGGTACCGCCTCGCCTTTCAACCCGGCATTGCTCAAGATCTCGCCGGCATTGACCAACCCATGGCCCAACGGCTGCTCGACAAGGCGAAGTGGTTGGCGTCCAACATCGACAATCTGCGCCATGAACCCATTGCAGATGACCTTCCGGGGCTCTGCAAATATGCCGTGGGGGACTGGCGGATCTTCTATGCAATCGACCGCACGGAACAGCTCGTCGACATCCACGCGATCATTCCACGATCAGGATTGAGGTAGCCACTGAACGATGAGCACCACCCTCGCTGGGACAGCATTCGAGCACGGAACTCAGCTGAAGAGGGAACGAGCCTGTCTGGAAATCGCGCACCTAGAAACGAAGCGCCTCGGCCACAAGCGAGAAAATCATCTTCCCACTTGAAAGGCTCCACTTCCAGGCTTTCAGCCTCGACACCGACTATCGGCATGAGCATCCTACCATGAAACACCATGTCACCCTGGCCGATGTTCGGCATGCTCAATACAGCATAGCGCAAGAGAATCACCGCTACGGCCAACGCCTCTTCTGTTGTCTCCCCGATCTCCCTGAATCCGACGGGAAAGGTACAGAAGCCAGGCCACGGATCGATCACTCACCAACACAGGAAAATCCGGCCCTCCCACTTGGAAGTACGACCTGCAACGATCTTCGGATCATGGGTATGAATCACCTGGCAGTGCACGCAGACGTAGCGCAACACATTGCCGCAGGGTGGGATCTTCTAACCGACCGGGGCCCCACAGAATTTCACGGTGGGTTTTCACAACGATAATGGGTAAGGATGGATAGCACAACACAGCGGTTCTTCGCACCCTGCCCGCGCGGGTTAGAAGGCATACTCGAGGCGGAACTTCAGAGCCTCGGTGTACCGATGACGACCAAGACCGA encodes the following:
- a CDS encoding type II toxin-antitoxin system RelE family toxin — its product is MPWYRLAFQPGIAQDLAGIDQPMAQRLLDKAKWLASNIDNLRHEPIADDLPGLCKYAVGDWRIFYAIDRTEQLVDIHAIIPRSGLR
- the grpE gene encoding nucleotide exchange factor GrpE; amino-acid sequence: MTEDHTHEKPNANTIENLEEVSPETSTASSSTQDDLAVKVEECAALNEKYLRLAAEFENYKRLTQRDQREQIRFGNEQLLKELLPVVDNMERAIKAAQTNGSDSALIQGVELTLKQLSGVLSKFGVQAIESTGQEFDPHTHQAVSYGPSTEMPANRVLEEFQKGYRLHDRVLRAAMVSVSSGPPQASE
- a CDS encoding biotin--[acetyl-CoA-carboxylase] ligase: MASSAPLDIEAIRSTLATTALGQTLYLYQDLPSTNREASSLAQQGAAHGTVVAAEQQSGGYGRHGRTWFSPPGYNIYCSIVVRRNSQSLPLAQWLSWIPLVTALAVAEATRHSTTAPLALKWPNDLLLQDRKVGGILCESTMTTTNGPIVIIGIGLNVNVPLESFPEDLRPIAASLIETVPQPIDRNRLLAQLLWELEQCLDELQSHGPTSLRQAYLARCATLGRQVKVQFANDQRILGTAETLSADGALQVRPLSASPRTQPPALIDVRAADVIHLRE
- the nadC gene encoding carboxylating nicotinate-nucleotide diphosphorylase; the encoded protein is MVTLPAAEIRRAVRQGLDEDLAQGDATTAALFATPVPARATIIAQRPLVVAGMAAAVQTFLMVDPALRLSVSKGDGEHAKNGELLLQIEGDGRSILQAERVALNFLQHLSGIATVTQQFCRAVRDYSVSILDTRKTLPGWRKLQKWAVALGGGTNHRYSLSDGILIKDNHLALLRRHRRPVEEACRLAERRRSPTLPIIVEVESLSEVRQALARKPDVILLDNMTPDMVRRAVALINNRALVEVSGGITLNNVRAMAAAGADRISIGALTHSAPAATVSLVMTSTVRARRRHR
- a CDS encoding 16S rRNA (uracil(1498)-N(3))-methyltransferase; this encodes MSVFFVSAECVTPPTISLAGELLTHLKDSLRVAVGDTLWLSDGQGTRYRIEIDAVSKQTIIGQILETIQEPLYVAPRLILGQSLLKGEKMDWVIQKATELGVHEIIPIESRHSVVQLKADRLDHQLTRWQRIAVEAAQQSEQWRIPTIARPQSFTTALSHDRTPSMILMLTERHDGKSLQTITLPQDTSGSLLVLIGPEGGWSKEEREIAERQEVEPMTLGRQILRAETAAIATISILQSRLGRLG
- the dnaJ gene encoding molecular chaperone DnaJ, yielding MSKRDYYETLGVDRNVSDDELKKAYRKLARQHHPDLHTGEQQKKSAEEKFKEINEAYETLSDQEKRKRYDMFGHAGAQQGGPGFDGFDFGRGGFGDVFNDIFEDFFGQARAGGGGRAERGNDLQYNLEVTFEESVYGKEAKLKIPRWELCTDCKGTGAKSAAAIKPCASCKGAGQIRFQQGFFSVSRPCGQCEGTGHLVTEPCATCQGRQRVYKERAIAVHIPAGIETGMRLRLSNEGEHGPNGGPPGDLYVAITVKPHQIFQRKGLDIACDVPINLVTAVLGGKVEVPTLKGDTVIKVPPGTQHDKVLRIKGLGIPSLKGGTTGDQTYTMKIQIPTKLTARQKELLMEYAKESGMSMEANGDGFFDKMKTFFE
- a CDS encoding type III pantothenate kinase, which gives rise to MLLAIDIGNTNIVVGIFEGPTLLNHWRLATDPKTTADEYGVLCLSLMARNGRIPEHISGAIISSVVPALTETFESMVETSFGCTPLTVSSDLETGLTMKYLNPKEIGSDRIVNAAAAYEKFRRDLIIVDFGTATTFCAVSGTGEYLGGVIAPGLGISAEALFSRAAKLSKVELARPKTVIGTDTASSIQSGLIFGYAGLVDTLVHRIETEMGHSSFVIATGGLAQVIASEARSIQHIEPFLTLQGLELLYRRAHGTYPTHWV
- the dnaK gene encoding molecular chaperone DnaK — protein: MGKVIGIDLGTTNSCVAIMSGGDPVVIANAEGSRTTPSVVAITDKSERLVGQIAKRQAITNPENTIFSVKRLMGRKFKSREVQEAMKRLPYKVVEADNGDAHVELRGKSYSPPEVSAMILQKMRQTAEDYLGEKVTEAVVTVPAYFDDSQRQATKDAGQIAGLNVLRIINEPTAASLAYGLDKKKDERIAVYDLGGGTFDVSVLEIGEGVFEVKSTNGDTYLGGDDFDLRVMDWLVDEFKKDQGIDLRKDRMALQRLKESAERAKIELSSSQETEINLPFITADASGPKHMVTKLTRAKLEQLVDDLIQRTIEPCRKALSDAGVTAKDIQEIVLVGGMTRMPKVIQVVKDFFGKEPHRGVNPDEVVAIGAGVQGGVLKGEVKDVLLLDVTPLSLGIETLGGVFTKLIERNTTVPTKKSQVFSTAADNQTAVTIRVFQGEREMANDNKLLGQFDLVGIPPSPRGMPQIEVTFDIDANGIVHVSAKDLATQKEQSIKITASSGLSKDEVEKLVRDAQSHTEDDKKRRKLAEAKNQGDNLVYQTEKNITEYGDKISADDKTKIQDAVAALKKALEGTDAEAIESATQSLMTASHKLAEEMYKKTAASAGPQPGASATDGASDAKPDEKVVDAEFEEVDKDKK
- a CDS encoding valine--tRNA ligase: MAASQLEKTYDPKAVETRWSHEWLTRGYFHASPQHSGQPYCIVIPPPNVTGSLHVGHALNHSLQDILIRWRRMQGRNTLWLPGTDHAGIATQNVVEKQLMAEGLSRETLGRNQFIERVWQWKGTSGNTIVNQQKQLGESCDWDRLRFTMDEGLSKAVLEVFVRLHEDGLIYRGERLINWCPRCLTALSDIEVEHEDTKGKLYSIDYPLAENPTIHLTVATTRPETLLGDTAVAVHPDDERFMHLIGKQVRLPLTNRTIPIVGDALLVDREFGTGAVKITPAHDFNDYEAGERHALPRLAILDHHALLEADGLRAAGVDPIVIDQLQGLPVSKARPKVEALLKERGHLVKVDDHKMAMGKCYRCKTVVEPYLSPQWFVKIKPLAEPAIAAVEEGRIRIIPEGWTNNYLGWMRDIKDWCISRQIWWGHQIPAWYCLSCNVKQVVRTESRTAILSGASPIVSRTAPATCPSCGGTDLYRDPDVLDTWFSSALWPFSTLGWPDHTPELKTYYPTSTLVTGLDILFFWVARMIMMGLKFMGDVPFKDVYIHALVRDAEGKKMSKSKGNVIDPLHVMNEFGTDALRFTLASMASPGRDVKLAEERIEGYRNFANKIWNVARFALMYLDGPRVTLPPAQRTFPDRWILSRLAHTIRVVTTELESYRFDRAATALYQFFWHEYCDWYVELIKPVLQSPEHPDGASTRHTLVETLETTMRLLHPFMPFLTEEIWQTLPHQGESIVVQTYPVVDQAWVSSETEQDFSLLEHTVGLARTARVLLNYPPGQQITFHVGHDDPARQHQLSQLQPYITHLSRGRVDIGRPHDWPTTRLLRLIAEGLSVGIPVAEDVDLQKAIERLDKQIAETDKELQRIDGKLKNAEFTSKAPPDVIAEHQDRRQTLSRDRALLADSQQQLRTMLGA